One Mercenaria mercenaria strain notata chromosome 12, MADL_Memer_1, whole genome shotgun sequence DNA segment encodes these proteins:
- the LOC123534012 gene encoding uncharacterized protein LOC123534012 isoform X1, with protein MKALKFFSLFIMAEAISANGEENCSELRQPEKAQTGENGVTETTGNGINQCDDCDLECEDIADGFITQYILSPKGTYSPREHEKESWGSDVDHRIEQEDQHDAIYQLLKNTTPGVRWREGLFYMLKENKSEASTRKCLAFLHSNALNGIKALEKGHGESVHIENNPAPKCLTCPDWMMVMEGLNFDLTSPGAVRDIAHVDVTVGKKTDTKVLTGFCHLMKAMLDMTWTNLRSIPCFENIEGQCLHDTLAALCSGYGIEESDRCEIEEMGNKYPFLMKSLGFRRTDKHSRLQWQRPDPDKEFQCLCLTFHGLFRSADKIESVL; from the exons ATGAAGGCACTGAAATTCT TTTCGCTATTTATTATGGCTGAGGCGATATCAGCCAACGGCGAAGAAAACTGTTCTGAATTAAGGCAGCCTGAGAAAGCACAAACTGGAGAGAATGGTGTTACGGAAACAACAGGAAATGGAATAAACCAATGTGATGATTGCGATCTGGAATGCGAGGACATTGCTGATGGGTTTATAACGCAGTATATATTG AGCCCTAAAGGGACCTACAGCCCAAGAGAACACGAAAAAGAGTCATGGGGATCTGACGTAG ATCATAGAATTGAACAGGAAGACCAACACGATGCCATATATCAGCTATTAAAGAACACGACCCCAGGGGTTCGGTGGCGAGAAGGGCTTTTCTATATGCTGAAAGAAAACAAGTCCGAGGCGTCAACCCGCAAATGTTTGGCGTTTCTTCATTCAAAT GCCCTCAATGGTATAAAAGCTTTGGAGAAAGGACATGGAGAAAGCGTCCATATTGAAAATAACCCCGCCCCTAAATGTCTCACGTGTCCTGATTGGATGATGGTGATGGAAGGTTTGAATTTTGACCTGACGTCACCAGGGGCTGTACGTGACATAGCACACGTAGACGTTACCGTAGGGAAGAAAACGGACACAAAGGTCTTGACAGGATTTTGTCATCTGATGAAAGCCATGCTAG ATATGACTTGGACGAACTTACGGTCAATtccttgttttgaaaatatagaaGGACAGTGTTTGCATGATACG CTGGCAGCACTATGTTCAGGGTATGGAATAGAAGAATCAGATCGCTGTGAAATTGAAGAAATGGGAAACAAGTACCCCTTTCTTATGAAGTCACTTGGGTTTAGGCGCACAGATAAACATTCTCGGTTGCAGTGGCAGCGGCCGGACCCGGACAAAGAATTTCAGTGTTTGTGTCTCACATTTCATGGACTATTTCGCTCCGCGGACAAAATAGAATCCGTTTTATGA
- the LOC123534012 gene encoding uncharacterized protein LOC123534012 isoform X3, whose protein sequence is MAEAISANGEENCSELRQPEKAQTGENGVTETTGNGINQCDDCDLECEDIADGFITQYILSPKGTYSPREHEKESWGSDVDHRIEQEDQHDAIYQLLKNTTPGVRWREGLFYMLKENKSEASTRKCLAFLHSNALNGIKALEKGHGESVHIENNPAPKCLTCPDWMMVMEGLNFDLTSPGAVRDIAHVDVTVGKKTDTKVLTGFCHLMKAMLDMTWTNLRSIPCFENIEGQCLHDTLAALCSGYGIEESDRCEIEEMGNKYPFLMKSLGFRRTDKHSRLQWQRPDPDKEFQCLCLTFHGLFRSADKIESVL, encoded by the exons ATGGCTGAGGCGATATCAGCCAACGGCGAAGAAAACTGTTCTGAATTAAGGCAGCCTGAGAAAGCACAAACTGGAGAGAATGGTGTTACGGAAACAACAGGAAATGGAATAAACCAATGTGATGATTGCGATCTGGAATGCGAGGACATTGCTGATGGGTTTATAACGCAGTATATATTG AGCCCTAAAGGGACCTACAGCCCAAGAGAACACGAAAAAGAGTCATGGGGATCTGACGTAG ATCATAGAATTGAACAGGAAGACCAACACGATGCCATATATCAGCTATTAAAGAACACGACCCCAGGGGTTCGGTGGCGAGAAGGGCTTTTCTATATGCTGAAAGAAAACAAGTCCGAGGCGTCAACCCGCAAATGTTTGGCGTTTCTTCATTCAAAT GCCCTCAATGGTATAAAAGCTTTGGAGAAAGGACATGGAGAAAGCGTCCATATTGAAAATAACCCCGCCCCTAAATGTCTCACGTGTCCTGATTGGATGATGGTGATGGAAGGTTTGAATTTTGACCTGACGTCACCAGGGGCTGTACGTGACATAGCACACGTAGACGTTACCGTAGGGAAGAAAACGGACACAAAGGTCTTGACAGGATTTTGTCATCTGATGAAAGCCATGCTAG ATATGACTTGGACGAACTTACGGTCAATtccttgttttgaaaatatagaaGGACAGTGTTTGCATGATACG CTGGCAGCACTATGTTCAGGGTATGGAATAGAAGAATCAGATCGCTGTGAAATTGAAGAAATGGGAAACAAGTACCCCTTTCTTATGAAGTCACTTGGGTTTAGGCGCACAGATAAACATTCTCGGTTGCAGTGGCAGCGGCCGGACCCGGACAAAGAATTTCAGTGTTTGTGTCTCACATTTCATGGACTATTTCGCTCCGCGGACAAAATAGAATCCGTTTTATGA
- the LOC123534013 gene encoding uncharacterized protein LOC123534013, which translates to MTSRAILFYIPLFVFLTVQKEAVSLDCYMCTDIGIYDNCSNVIQCGNGQSCFTASETVGGNTKFTLGCTEKCGYIPMYPGRVQKRDTESPRESCYECCSSDVCNSRLCNSVNQHDGWADWSNWGTCSVSCGTGLQIRNRNCSSRYNNHCFGDSSQYRICQTEPCVIERSTLTIAFQANRLTNTRLDPGLTLTFGHVLVNQGEAYNSSSGVFVAPYRGTYTFNAHVCLVSGKAMGFSIMVGSVAYASTYGRGYNGCECSSIQAIAILQKNARVSVQWKTYTHTQSNVICDSIPVSSFSGLLINSN; encoded by the exons ATGACTTCTAGAGCTATACTCTTTT acatacCGCTGTTTGTATTTCTTACAGTACAAAAAGAAGCAG TATCTCTGGATTGCTACATGTGCACAGATATTGGCATTTATGACAACTGCAGCAATGTTATCCAGTGTGGTAACGGACAG TCATGCTTTACAGCGTCTGAAACAGTCGGCGGAAATACAAAATTTACACTGGGCTGTACTGAG AAATGTGGTTATATACCTATGTACCCTGGGAGGGTACAGAAACGTGACACAGAGAGCCCGAGGGAGTCGTGTTATGAGTGTTGTAGTAGTGATGTATGTAACAGCAGACTGTGCAACAGTGTAAACC AACATGATGGATGGGCTGACTGGTCTAATTGGGGCACTTGCTCTGTGTCCTGTGGTACGGGATTACAGATAAGAAATCGCAACTGCTCTTCAAGATACAACAATCATTGTTTTGGGGACTCATCTCAATACAGAATCTGTCAGACGGAACCTTGTGTCA ttgaGCGATCGACCTTGACTATTGCCTTCCAGGCAAATAGGTTGACAAACACTCGTTTAGACCCTggactgaccttgaccttcggccATGTTCTCGTCAACCAGGGAGAAGCCTACAACAGTTCATCTGGCGTATTTGTCGCTCCGTATAGAGGAACATACACATTCAATGCACATGTGTGTCTTGTTTCCGGTAAGGCAATGGGTTTCAGTATCATGGTTGGATCTGTAGCCTACGCTTCTACATATGGTAGGGGTTACAACGGTTGCGAGTGTTCGTCCATACAAGCTATTGCGATCCTGCAAAAGAATGCTAGGGTCTCTGTCCAGTGGAAAACGTACACGCACACACAGAGTAATGTAATCTGTGATAGTATTCCAGTGAGTTCCTTTTCAGGTTTATTAATAAACAGTAACTGA